One window of Dendropsophus ebraccatus isolate aDenEbr1 chromosome 13, aDenEbr1.pat, whole genome shotgun sequence genomic DNA carries:
- the NOP9 gene encoding nucleolar protein 9 isoform X3 — MESRATCPWIEGMTMGTDKKKFTAKKRPQQGERKRATSSQAKDPPKRQKKAGETTAAPSAADQSKKGPHDSPLPRLDPKSVGYFRRVGETLQQDFASEDDRVLFVRNVFNEVKGNELALATDMSGSIVLQKLMSTAASAQLCQVLEVLSKSWQTVCWHRSGAHVVQTALLQYERLQKATEEEEDDDDGGDPHSSLEDLILSLCLEVKGKFLPYNQNTHGSFIVRTLFQVLSGTILNQEASKKGTQGPTVKSEFEVPPSFLQQLEELSALFKAHIGVFTTHKLASLGMQTALQVLHRKSPSTCAALCDDVISYLSSRNVSGDGSALLVFLKDETSSRLLEKILEVSKKKQLRRLFEDHFKGHLQALSVHPIANYTVQRLIRAVQTQKLFSMLFEELSPAMEDVLAKGNMGIITTLAETCKRLQSHQTEFVSHLMEAFHCATPASRRVTCVPLLLSLLTYETYYKIEEEEEEKPSEHKDNPDIKLQSVNYHGSVLVQHLLHYEDPAPVLHSLGNMTESDLHTVACSQAGSHVFDALLNSATITEKQRKKVLRKLRTHCMELACNKYGSRVLDRVWNASTMGVKEEIAQKLVERLRELQSDPIGHHIARNFALTHFVNRRKDWEEHQQGENKRRKMFADILED, encoded by the exons ATGGAGAGCAGAGCCACATGTCCCTGG ATAGAAGGGATGACCATGGGGACGGATAAGAAGAAATTCACCGCAAAGAAGAGACCccagcagggtgagaggaagCGGGCGACATCTTCTCAGGCCAAAGACCCTCCAAAAAGACAGAAGAAAGCAGGCGAGACTACCGCTGCACCATCTGCTGCCGACCAGAGCAAGAAAGGTCCGCATGACAGCCCACTGCCACGGCTGGACCCCAAGTCTGTGGGCTATTTCCGGAGAGTGGGAGAAACGCTGCAGCAAGACTTTGCCTCAGAAGATGACCGGG TTCTCTTTGTCCGGAACGTATTCAATGAGGTGAAGGGGAACGAGCTGGCTCTGGCCACAGACATGTCCGGCAGCATTGTCCTGCAGAAGCTGATGTCCACCGCAGCGTCTGCCCAGCTGTGCCAGGTTCTGGAGGTCCTCAGTAAGAGCTGGCAGACCGTATGCTGGCATCGCAGCGGGGCTCACGTGGTTCAGACCGCTCTACTTCAGTATGAACGGCTTCAGaaagcaacagaggaggaggaggatgatgatgatgggggcgaTCCCCACAGCAGCCTAGAGGATCTGATTCTGAGTCTGTGCCTGGAAGTAAAGGGAAAGTTTCTGCCCTACAACCAGAACACACATGGCAGCTTCATCGTACGGACTCTGTTTCAGGTGCTGAGCGGAACCATCCTCAACCAAGAAGCCTCCAAGAAAGGAACGCAGGGTCCAACAG TAAAGTCAGAGTTTGAGGTTCCGCCCAGTTTCTTGCAGCAGTTAGAAGAGTTGAGCGCGTTATTCAAGGCTCACATTGGAG TCTTTACTACCCATAAGCTGGCCAGCCTGGGGATGCAGACCGCTCTACAGGTGCTACATAGGAAGTCACCGTCCACCTGCGCCGCGCTctgcgatgatgtcatcagttactTGTCCTCCAGGAATGTCTCAGGCGATGGCAG CGCCCTCTTGGTTTTCCTGAAGGATGAAACCAGCAGCCGCCTGTTGGAGAAAATTCTGGAAGTTTCCAAGAAGAAACAGCTGCGCCGCCTCTTTGAGGATCACTTTAAAGGTCATCTCCAGGCGCTGTCTGTCCATCCCATCGCCAACTATACGGTGCAGAGACTGATTCGGGCCGTCCAGACCCAGAAGCTG TTCTCCATGCTGTTTGAGGAACTGTCACCGGCCATGGAGGACGTTCTGGCTAAAGGTAACATGGGGATCATTACAACCCTGGCAGAGACGTGCAAGAGACTGCAGAGTCACCAGACGGAGTTTGTCTCCCACCTCATGGAG GCGTTCCACTGCGCCACCCCAGCCTCCCGCCGTGTCACCTGTGTGCCGCTCCTCCTGTCTCTACTGACATATGAGACCTACTACAAGatcgaggaagaggaggaggagaagccttcTGAGCATAAA GATAACCCAGACATAAAGCTGCAGTCTGTCAACTATCATGGCTCCGTATTAGTACAACACCTCCTCCATTATGAAGATCCAGCTCCAGTTCTGCACAGCCTTGGGAATATGACAGAATCCGACCTCCATACTGTAGCTTGTAGCCAGGCCGGGAGCCACGTATTTGATGCTCTGCTCAACAGCGCCACCATCACGGAAAAACAGAGGAAAAAAGTTCTACGAAAGTTACGG ACTCATTGCATGGAGCTGGCGTGTAACAAGTATGGGAGCCGAGTGCTGGATCGTGTATGGAATGCATCCACCATGGGAGTGAAGGAGGAGATTGCCCAGAAGCTAG TTGAACGACTCCGGGAGCTGCAGAGTGACCCCATTGGACACCACATCGCCCGTAACTTTGCTCTAACTCATTTTGTGAATCGGCGGAAAGACTGGGAGGAGCATCAACAGGGGGAGAACAAGAGGCGCAAGATGTTTGCTGATATCCTAGAGGACTAA
- the NOP9 gene encoding nucleolar protein 9 isoform X2, translated as MQRRGGRCNEIEGMTMGTDKKKFTAKKRPQQGERKRATSSQAKDPPKRQKKAGETTAAPSAADQSKKGPHDSPLPRLDPKSVGYFRRVGETLQQDFASEDDRVLFVRNVFNEVKGNELALATDMSGSIVLQKLMSTAASAQLCQVLEVLSKSWQTVCWHRSGAHVVQTALLQYERLQKATEEEEDDDDGGDPHSSLEDLILSLCLEVKGKFLPYNQNTHGSFIVRTLFQVLSGTILNQEASKKGTQGPTVKSEFEVPPSFLQQLEELSALFKAHIGVFTTHKLASLGMQTALQVLHRKSPSTCAALCDDVISYLSSRNVSGDGSALLVFLKDETSSRLLEKILEVSKKKQLRRLFEDHFKGHLQALSVHPIANYTVQRLIRAVQTQKLFSMLFEELSPAMEDVLAKGNMGIITTLAETCKRLQSHQTEFVSHLMEAFHCATPASRRVTCVPLLLSLLTYETYYKIEEEEEEKPSEHKDNPDIKLQSVNYHGSVLVQHLLHYEDPAPVLHSLGNMTESDLHTVACSQAGSHVFDALLNSATITEKQRKKVLRKLRTHCMELACNKYGSRVLDRVWNASTMGVKEEIAQKLVERLRELQSDPIGHHIARNFALTHFVNRRKDWEEHQQGENKRRKMFADILED; from the exons ATGCAGCGGAGAGGTGGGCGCTGTAACGAG ATAGAAGGGATGACCATGGGGACGGATAAGAAGAAATTCACCGCAAAGAAGAGACCccagcagggtgagaggaagCGGGCGACATCTTCTCAGGCCAAAGACCCTCCAAAAAGACAGAAGAAAGCAGGCGAGACTACCGCTGCACCATCTGCTGCCGACCAGAGCAAGAAAGGTCCGCATGACAGCCCACTGCCACGGCTGGACCCCAAGTCTGTGGGCTATTTCCGGAGAGTGGGAGAAACGCTGCAGCAAGACTTTGCCTCAGAAGATGACCGGG TTCTCTTTGTCCGGAACGTATTCAATGAGGTGAAGGGGAACGAGCTGGCTCTGGCCACAGACATGTCCGGCAGCATTGTCCTGCAGAAGCTGATGTCCACCGCAGCGTCTGCCCAGCTGTGCCAGGTTCTGGAGGTCCTCAGTAAGAGCTGGCAGACCGTATGCTGGCATCGCAGCGGGGCTCACGTGGTTCAGACCGCTCTACTTCAGTATGAACGGCTTCAGaaagcaacagaggaggaggaggatgatgatgatgggggcgaTCCCCACAGCAGCCTAGAGGATCTGATTCTGAGTCTGTGCCTGGAAGTAAAGGGAAAGTTTCTGCCCTACAACCAGAACACACATGGCAGCTTCATCGTACGGACTCTGTTTCAGGTGCTGAGCGGAACCATCCTCAACCAAGAAGCCTCCAAGAAAGGAACGCAGGGTCCAACAG TAAAGTCAGAGTTTGAGGTTCCGCCCAGTTTCTTGCAGCAGTTAGAAGAGTTGAGCGCGTTATTCAAGGCTCACATTGGAG TCTTTACTACCCATAAGCTGGCCAGCCTGGGGATGCAGACCGCTCTACAGGTGCTACATAGGAAGTCACCGTCCACCTGCGCCGCGCTctgcgatgatgtcatcagttactTGTCCTCCAGGAATGTCTCAGGCGATGGCAG CGCCCTCTTGGTTTTCCTGAAGGATGAAACCAGCAGCCGCCTGTTGGAGAAAATTCTGGAAGTTTCCAAGAAGAAACAGCTGCGCCGCCTCTTTGAGGATCACTTTAAAGGTCATCTCCAGGCGCTGTCTGTCCATCCCATCGCCAACTATACGGTGCAGAGACTGATTCGGGCCGTCCAGACCCAGAAGCTG TTCTCCATGCTGTTTGAGGAACTGTCACCGGCCATGGAGGACGTTCTGGCTAAAGGTAACATGGGGATCATTACAACCCTGGCAGAGACGTGCAAGAGACTGCAGAGTCACCAGACGGAGTTTGTCTCCCACCTCATGGAG GCGTTCCACTGCGCCACCCCAGCCTCCCGCCGTGTCACCTGTGTGCCGCTCCTCCTGTCTCTACTGACATATGAGACCTACTACAAGatcgaggaagaggaggaggagaagccttcTGAGCATAAA GATAACCCAGACATAAAGCTGCAGTCTGTCAACTATCATGGCTCCGTATTAGTACAACACCTCCTCCATTATGAAGATCCAGCTCCAGTTCTGCACAGCCTTGGGAATATGACAGAATCCGACCTCCATACTGTAGCTTGTAGCCAGGCCGGGAGCCACGTATTTGATGCTCTGCTCAACAGCGCCACCATCACGGAAAAACAGAGGAAAAAAGTTCTACGAAAGTTACGG ACTCATTGCATGGAGCTGGCGTGTAACAAGTATGGGAGCCGAGTGCTGGATCGTGTATGGAATGCATCCACCATGGGAGTGAAGGAGGAGATTGCCCAGAAGCTAG TTGAACGACTCCGGGAGCTGCAGAGTGACCCCATTGGACACCACATCGCCCGTAACTTTGCTCTAACTCATTTTGTGAATCGGCGGAAAGACTGGGAGGAGCATCAACAGGGGGAGAACAAGAGGCGCAAGATGTTTGCTGATATCCTAGAGGACTAA
- the NOP9 gene encoding nucleolar protein 9 isoform X4: MTMGTDKKKFTAKKRPQQGERKRATSSQAKDPPKRQKKAGETTAAPSAADQSKKGPHDSPLPRLDPKSVGYFRRVGETLQQDFASEDDRVLFVRNVFNEVKGNELALATDMSGSIVLQKLMSTAASAQLCQVLEVLSKSWQTVCWHRSGAHVVQTALLQYERLQKATEEEEDDDDGGDPHSSLEDLILSLCLEVKGKFLPYNQNTHGSFIVRTLFQVLSGTILNQEASKKGTQGPTVKSEFEVPPSFLQQLEELSALFKAHIGVFTTHKLASLGMQTALQVLHRKSPSTCAALCDDVISYLSSRNVSGDGSALLVFLKDETSSRLLEKILEVSKKKQLRRLFEDHFKGHLQALSVHPIANYTVQRLIRAVQTQKLFSMLFEELSPAMEDVLAKGNMGIITTLAETCKRLQSHQTEFVSHLMEAFHCATPASRRVTCVPLLLSLLTYETYYKIEEEEEEKPSEHKDNPDIKLQSVNYHGSVLVQHLLHYEDPAPVLHSLGNMTESDLHTVACSQAGSHVFDALLNSATITEKQRKKVLRKLRTHCMELACNKYGSRVLDRVWNASTMGVKEEIAQKLVERLRELQSDPIGHHIARNFALTHFVNRRKDWEEHQQGENKRRKMFADILED; encoded by the exons ATGACCATGGGGACGGATAAGAAGAAATTCACCGCAAAGAAGAGACCccagcagggtgagaggaagCGGGCGACATCTTCTCAGGCCAAAGACCCTCCAAAAAGACAGAAGAAAGCAGGCGAGACTACCGCTGCACCATCTGCTGCCGACCAGAGCAAGAAAGGTCCGCATGACAGCCCACTGCCACGGCTGGACCCCAAGTCTGTGGGCTATTTCCGGAGAGTGGGAGAAACGCTGCAGCAAGACTTTGCCTCAGAAGATGACCGGG TTCTCTTTGTCCGGAACGTATTCAATGAGGTGAAGGGGAACGAGCTGGCTCTGGCCACAGACATGTCCGGCAGCATTGTCCTGCAGAAGCTGATGTCCACCGCAGCGTCTGCCCAGCTGTGCCAGGTTCTGGAGGTCCTCAGTAAGAGCTGGCAGACCGTATGCTGGCATCGCAGCGGGGCTCACGTGGTTCAGACCGCTCTACTTCAGTATGAACGGCTTCAGaaagcaacagaggaggaggaggatgatgatgatgggggcgaTCCCCACAGCAGCCTAGAGGATCTGATTCTGAGTCTGTGCCTGGAAGTAAAGGGAAAGTTTCTGCCCTACAACCAGAACACACATGGCAGCTTCATCGTACGGACTCTGTTTCAGGTGCTGAGCGGAACCATCCTCAACCAAGAAGCCTCCAAGAAAGGAACGCAGGGTCCAACAG TAAAGTCAGAGTTTGAGGTTCCGCCCAGTTTCTTGCAGCAGTTAGAAGAGTTGAGCGCGTTATTCAAGGCTCACATTGGAG TCTTTACTACCCATAAGCTGGCCAGCCTGGGGATGCAGACCGCTCTACAGGTGCTACATAGGAAGTCACCGTCCACCTGCGCCGCGCTctgcgatgatgtcatcagttactTGTCCTCCAGGAATGTCTCAGGCGATGGCAG CGCCCTCTTGGTTTTCCTGAAGGATGAAACCAGCAGCCGCCTGTTGGAGAAAATTCTGGAAGTTTCCAAGAAGAAACAGCTGCGCCGCCTCTTTGAGGATCACTTTAAAGGTCATCTCCAGGCGCTGTCTGTCCATCCCATCGCCAACTATACGGTGCAGAGACTGATTCGGGCCGTCCAGACCCAGAAGCTG TTCTCCATGCTGTTTGAGGAACTGTCACCGGCCATGGAGGACGTTCTGGCTAAAGGTAACATGGGGATCATTACAACCCTGGCAGAGACGTGCAAGAGACTGCAGAGTCACCAGACGGAGTTTGTCTCCCACCTCATGGAG GCGTTCCACTGCGCCACCCCAGCCTCCCGCCGTGTCACCTGTGTGCCGCTCCTCCTGTCTCTACTGACATATGAGACCTACTACAAGatcgaggaagaggaggaggagaagccttcTGAGCATAAA GATAACCCAGACATAAAGCTGCAGTCTGTCAACTATCATGGCTCCGTATTAGTACAACACCTCCTCCATTATGAAGATCCAGCTCCAGTTCTGCACAGCCTTGGGAATATGACAGAATCCGACCTCCATACTGTAGCTTGTAGCCAGGCCGGGAGCCACGTATTTGATGCTCTGCTCAACAGCGCCACCATCACGGAAAAACAGAGGAAAAAAGTTCTACGAAAGTTACGG ACTCATTGCATGGAGCTGGCGTGTAACAAGTATGGGAGCCGAGTGCTGGATCGTGTATGGAATGCATCCACCATGGGAGTGAAGGAGGAGATTGCCCAGAAGCTAG TTGAACGACTCCGGGAGCTGCAGAGTGACCCCATTGGACACCACATCGCCCGTAACTTTGCTCTAACTCATTTTGTGAATCGGCGGAAAGACTGGGAGGAGCATCAACAGGGGGAGAACAAGAGGCGCAAGATGTTTGCTGATATCCTAGAGGACTAA
- the NOP9 gene encoding nucleolar protein 9 isoform X1 translates to MFAELQLPAVPDRQYYLLVKEVSNCTMSNICILPSRGSGGPRIEGMTMGTDKKKFTAKKRPQQGERKRATSSQAKDPPKRQKKAGETTAAPSAADQSKKGPHDSPLPRLDPKSVGYFRRVGETLQQDFASEDDRVLFVRNVFNEVKGNELALATDMSGSIVLQKLMSTAASAQLCQVLEVLSKSWQTVCWHRSGAHVVQTALLQYERLQKATEEEEDDDDGGDPHSSLEDLILSLCLEVKGKFLPYNQNTHGSFIVRTLFQVLSGTILNQEASKKGTQGPTVKSEFEVPPSFLQQLEELSALFKAHIGVFTTHKLASLGMQTALQVLHRKSPSTCAALCDDVISYLSSRNVSGDGSALLVFLKDETSSRLLEKILEVSKKKQLRRLFEDHFKGHLQALSVHPIANYTVQRLIRAVQTQKLFSMLFEELSPAMEDVLAKGNMGIITTLAETCKRLQSHQTEFVSHLMEAFHCATPASRRVTCVPLLLSLLTYETYYKIEEEEEEKPSEHKDNPDIKLQSVNYHGSVLVQHLLHYEDPAPVLHSLGNMTESDLHTVACSQAGSHVFDALLNSATITEKQRKKVLRKLRTHCMELACNKYGSRVLDRVWNASTMGVKEEIAQKLVERLRELQSDPIGHHIARNFALTHFVNRRKDWEEHQQGENKRRKMFADILED, encoded by the exons atgtttgcagaactacaactcccagcagtcccTGACAGACAGTACTACCTGCTAGTGAAAGAAGTCAGCAATTGCACGATGTCTAACATCTGTATTCTGCCTAGTAGAGGGAGTGGGGGTCCCAGG ATAGAAGGGATGACCATGGGGACGGATAAGAAGAAATTCACCGCAAAGAAGAGACCccagcagggtgagaggaagCGGGCGACATCTTCTCAGGCCAAAGACCCTCCAAAAAGACAGAAGAAAGCAGGCGAGACTACCGCTGCACCATCTGCTGCCGACCAGAGCAAGAAAGGTCCGCATGACAGCCCACTGCCACGGCTGGACCCCAAGTCTGTGGGCTATTTCCGGAGAGTGGGAGAAACGCTGCAGCAAGACTTTGCCTCAGAAGATGACCGGG TTCTCTTTGTCCGGAACGTATTCAATGAGGTGAAGGGGAACGAGCTGGCTCTGGCCACAGACATGTCCGGCAGCATTGTCCTGCAGAAGCTGATGTCCACCGCAGCGTCTGCCCAGCTGTGCCAGGTTCTGGAGGTCCTCAGTAAGAGCTGGCAGACCGTATGCTGGCATCGCAGCGGGGCTCACGTGGTTCAGACCGCTCTACTTCAGTATGAACGGCTTCAGaaagcaacagaggaggaggaggatgatgatgatgggggcgaTCCCCACAGCAGCCTAGAGGATCTGATTCTGAGTCTGTGCCTGGAAGTAAAGGGAAAGTTTCTGCCCTACAACCAGAACACACATGGCAGCTTCATCGTACGGACTCTGTTTCAGGTGCTGAGCGGAACCATCCTCAACCAAGAAGCCTCCAAGAAAGGAACGCAGGGTCCAACAG TAAAGTCAGAGTTTGAGGTTCCGCCCAGTTTCTTGCAGCAGTTAGAAGAGTTGAGCGCGTTATTCAAGGCTCACATTGGAG TCTTTACTACCCATAAGCTGGCCAGCCTGGGGATGCAGACCGCTCTACAGGTGCTACATAGGAAGTCACCGTCCACCTGCGCCGCGCTctgcgatgatgtcatcagttactTGTCCTCCAGGAATGTCTCAGGCGATGGCAG CGCCCTCTTGGTTTTCCTGAAGGATGAAACCAGCAGCCGCCTGTTGGAGAAAATTCTGGAAGTTTCCAAGAAGAAACAGCTGCGCCGCCTCTTTGAGGATCACTTTAAAGGTCATCTCCAGGCGCTGTCTGTCCATCCCATCGCCAACTATACGGTGCAGAGACTGATTCGGGCCGTCCAGACCCAGAAGCTG TTCTCCATGCTGTTTGAGGAACTGTCACCGGCCATGGAGGACGTTCTGGCTAAAGGTAACATGGGGATCATTACAACCCTGGCAGAGACGTGCAAGAGACTGCAGAGTCACCAGACGGAGTTTGTCTCCCACCTCATGGAG GCGTTCCACTGCGCCACCCCAGCCTCCCGCCGTGTCACCTGTGTGCCGCTCCTCCTGTCTCTACTGACATATGAGACCTACTACAAGatcgaggaagaggaggaggagaagccttcTGAGCATAAA GATAACCCAGACATAAAGCTGCAGTCTGTCAACTATCATGGCTCCGTATTAGTACAACACCTCCTCCATTATGAAGATCCAGCTCCAGTTCTGCACAGCCTTGGGAATATGACAGAATCCGACCTCCATACTGTAGCTTGTAGCCAGGCCGGGAGCCACGTATTTGATGCTCTGCTCAACAGCGCCACCATCACGGAAAAACAGAGGAAAAAAGTTCTACGAAAGTTACGG ACTCATTGCATGGAGCTGGCGTGTAACAAGTATGGGAGCCGAGTGCTGGATCGTGTATGGAATGCATCCACCATGGGAGTGAAGGAGGAGATTGCCCAGAAGCTAG TTGAACGACTCCGGGAGCTGCAGAGTGACCCCATTGGACACCACATCGCCCGTAACTTTGCTCTAACTCATTTTGTGAATCGGCGGAAAGACTGGGAGGAGCATCAACAGGGGGAGAACAAGAGGCGCAAGATGTTTGCTGATATCCTAGAGGACTAA
- the NOP9 gene encoding nucleolar protein 9 isoform X5, producing MFAELQLPAVPDRQYYLLVKEVSNCTMSNICILPSRGSGGPRIEGMTMGTDKKKFTAKKRPQQGERKRATSSQAKDPPKRQKKAGETTAAPSAADQSKKGPHDSPLPRLDPKSVGYFRRVGETLQQDFASEDDRVLFVRNVFNEVKGNELALATDMSGSIVLQKLMSTAASAQLCQVLEVLSKSWQTVCWHRSGAHVVQTALLQYERLQKATEEEEDDDDGGDPHSSLEDLILSLCLEVKGKFLPYNQNTHGSFIVRTLFQVLSGTILNQEASKKGTQGPTVKSEFEVPPSFLQQLEELSALFKAHIGVFTTHKLASLGMQTALQVLHRKSPSTCAALCDDVISYLSSRNVSGDGSALLVFLKDETSSRLLEKILEVSKKKQLRRLFEDHFKGHLQALSVHPIANYTVQRLIRAVQTQKLFSMLFEELSPAMEDVLAKGNMGIITTLAETCKRLQSHQTEFVSHLMEAFHCATPASRRVTCVPLLLSLLTYETYYKIEEEEEEKPSEHKLLTHNRR from the exons atgtttgcagaactacaactcccagcagtcccTGACAGACAGTACTACCTGCTAGTGAAAGAAGTCAGCAATTGCACGATGTCTAACATCTGTATTCTGCCTAGTAGAGGGAGTGGGGGTCCCAGG ATAGAAGGGATGACCATGGGGACGGATAAGAAGAAATTCACCGCAAAGAAGAGACCccagcagggtgagaggaagCGGGCGACATCTTCTCAGGCCAAAGACCCTCCAAAAAGACAGAAGAAAGCAGGCGAGACTACCGCTGCACCATCTGCTGCCGACCAGAGCAAGAAAGGTCCGCATGACAGCCCACTGCCACGGCTGGACCCCAAGTCTGTGGGCTATTTCCGGAGAGTGGGAGAAACGCTGCAGCAAGACTTTGCCTCAGAAGATGACCGGG TTCTCTTTGTCCGGAACGTATTCAATGAGGTGAAGGGGAACGAGCTGGCTCTGGCCACAGACATGTCCGGCAGCATTGTCCTGCAGAAGCTGATGTCCACCGCAGCGTCTGCCCAGCTGTGCCAGGTTCTGGAGGTCCTCAGTAAGAGCTGGCAGACCGTATGCTGGCATCGCAGCGGGGCTCACGTGGTTCAGACCGCTCTACTTCAGTATGAACGGCTTCAGaaagcaacagaggaggaggaggatgatgatgatgggggcgaTCCCCACAGCAGCCTAGAGGATCTGATTCTGAGTCTGTGCCTGGAAGTAAAGGGAAAGTTTCTGCCCTACAACCAGAACACACATGGCAGCTTCATCGTACGGACTCTGTTTCAGGTGCTGAGCGGAACCATCCTCAACCAAGAAGCCTCCAAGAAAGGAACGCAGGGTCCAACAG TAAAGTCAGAGTTTGAGGTTCCGCCCAGTTTCTTGCAGCAGTTAGAAGAGTTGAGCGCGTTATTCAAGGCTCACATTGGAG TCTTTACTACCCATAAGCTGGCCAGCCTGGGGATGCAGACCGCTCTACAGGTGCTACATAGGAAGTCACCGTCCACCTGCGCCGCGCTctgcgatgatgtcatcagttactTGTCCTCCAGGAATGTCTCAGGCGATGGCAG CGCCCTCTTGGTTTTCCTGAAGGATGAAACCAGCAGCCGCCTGTTGGAGAAAATTCTGGAAGTTTCCAAGAAGAAACAGCTGCGCCGCCTCTTTGAGGATCACTTTAAAGGTCATCTCCAGGCGCTGTCTGTCCATCCCATCGCCAACTATACGGTGCAGAGACTGATTCGGGCCGTCCAGACCCAGAAGCTG TTCTCCATGCTGTTTGAGGAACTGTCACCGGCCATGGAGGACGTTCTGGCTAAAGGTAACATGGGGATCATTACAACCCTGGCAGAGACGTGCAAGAGACTGCAGAGTCACCAGACGGAGTTTGTCTCCCACCTCATGGAG GCGTTCCACTGCGCCACCCCAGCCTCCCGCCGTGTCACCTGTGTGCCGCTCCTCCTGTCTCTACTGACATATGAGACCTACTACAAGatcgaggaagaggaggaggagaagccttcTGAGCATAAA CTTCTCACGCACAACAGAAGATGA